TGTAGAGTTTCCACTCCCTCTGTGTGAAATgcagtgaaaactgttttttcagagagaactctccccccccccccccctgcaattTCTACTTCCTGCTTTCAGTAATGGCGTCTGCTGCTCTGAATGCCGAGCTGACCTGCTCTATCTGTTTGAATATTTATACAAATCCCGTAACCCTGCCTTGTGGTCACaacttctgcagctcctgtcttacCAGATTCTGGGAAGATGACGACAGGGAATGTTTCTGCCCTGAGTGCCGACACAAGTTCTGGACGTTGCCTGAACTTAAAAAAAACTTGAGACTGCGTAACATTGCGGAAAACTTCCTATCTTCTCATCAGAATGGAGAGGACGTTGGTATACCCTGTACTTACTGTATTGATTCTCCTGTACCTGCTGCTAAAACATGTCTATGCTGCGAAGCTTCTCTGTGTGAGAACCATCTGAAAGTCCACATCAAGTCAGCAGAACATGTTCTAGTGGAACCCAATATTGACTATGGTCAAAATAAATGCTCCATCCACCATAAGCCtctggagtattattgctctgatGATGCAACCTTAATTTGTGTGTATTGCGTGGCTGCAGATCACAGGAGTCATCTGGTGAAGTTACGAGATGAGGCCTCAGAAAAGGAACAACTAAGATATTTTCTGAAGAAGCtgacttcaaagaaagaggagacTGAGATAAAAATCCGGAGTCTGCATGAATACAGGAGAGGAATACATGAAAAAACACGTGGGGTAGCAAAAGAAGTCACTGCCATGATTATGGACATAAGGGAACAGCTGGAAGCCCTGGAGAAGCGAGTCCATACTGAGATCTCCAGGCAGGAAGAGCAGGTCTCACTCCGAGTCTCAGATCTAATCCGGCAGCTGGAAATAAAGAAGGAGGATCTGTCCAGGGAGATGGGTCACATCGAGGAGCTGTGTAACATGATGGACCCAGTAATTAACAGAGCTGGATTTTTTGATACAGAGAAGCACAGTGAGGAGGACATATCGATAGATAATATTGCTCGTGTTGCAGGGGATCTAGATTTGAGGCTGATCTCAGTGACCTTAAATGAGCGATTTAGTCATATTGTCACTGATTTAAAAAGGCGGTCCACTCTTTTGGAAGCCACAGAACTTTTTCTGGACGAAGAGACTGTTAGTGTAGATGTAGAACTATCAGCAGACAAGAAAACTGCCACTTGGTTAGAAAAATCACGAAAGCGCCCAAGTCACCCTCGAAGATTTGTGGATTATCCTCAAGTTTTAAGCACCATGAGTTTTTCGTCTGGACGTTATTACTGGAGAGTGGATGCTACTAGAGTAGGGAACTTTATTATCGGGGTTTCCTATGAAAATATAGACAGGGAAGGAAGTACATCATATCTTGGACATAGTCGCAAATGCTGGGGTTTATCTAGGTGGGAAAATCAGTATTCAGTGAGACATGACGCTAAAGGAGTCCAGTTGCCGTATGTTCCTTCTAATGCGGGTATTGAAATGTTCCTGGACTATGATGCTGGGAGGATATCATTTTATGAACTGTGTACCCCAATTAGACACTTATACACTTATGTTACTAGCTTCACTGAACCTCTTTATGTTATATTTAActtggggagggaaagctgtttgaGAATAAAATCCTAGATATAGGATTTTGCGTAGGttattagctcagaaaagtgAATTATCTTGTAGAGCTGGACAGCTGGTCTGGTGTTGGTGGACTGTGCCCAcattttgctattattattatttgattatatttatagcgccagcaaattctgtagcgctgtacaatgggttacaCAATCCAATCCTCATACACCTCTAACCATTTAGGATTTATTTATTCTCCAATCCCATTCCACTGAATAGATTCAGAAAACATGTACTGGGTTACGAGCTGATTGCATGAGGACTGGCTAGGAAAACGTAAACATAAATCCAGTATATAGATAGCACTCGGAGGGCGTCTCCAGGAAAAAGCCATTTCAAACATAGCTATTATTAACTCAAATAAAATAGCCAGCGTTTCAGCTGCTTCAACAAAACGTTCGTCAAGATGAAATGTTGACTATTTTATTTGAGTTAATAAAAGCTACGTTTTAACCCTtaaaaggaccaaacttctggaataaaagggattcatgacatgtcacacatgccgtgtgtccttaaggggttaaatgactttTGCTGGAGATGGCCTCCGAGTGCTAATTTGTATTTTTGCTGACGAGCACCAGGCAGTTGTTAGTTATGGTAGGAGTGCAGGAATATTGGATTGAttctgttattaatattattattattattattattattatttttattattattatattggtaTTGGtatagcaccagcttattccgcagccctttacaataagaggggaatttaccaaatgagacaataacaaaatgtaacaggaacaataggtagctgaggacctgctcaaaccagcttacagtctagaggaggtggggtataaaatcacaataggaagggtattgagagagacagcaaatagacagggTGGGAAAGTAGCCGAGCTGGAGgcgagagtggagtgtggccctataggagagagcgagaggaTAATTTGATTCATTTGTGTAAATCGGCTTCAGAACAGATTCCAATCTGTTAGAAGAAAGCGTGATTTCAAGTGATTTCTCTACAGAGGCACAATATTTCAGAAAtgtcataaataaataattagaaaagtCTTTTTTCTAACAGACTGGAATAATTTTGAATGCTGATTCTAACATCTAGCGTTTGACGTGTGCCTTTAATACAGGGCCAGCCGTGTGCTAGCCTCAGGCCTTCACGTGCCTTGCTCTGCTCTTAACATTGATGCCCCAGTGAGCACCCTGGTATTATTAATTAGTTTTATTATTGCTAAAAGAGAAATGTATgcttttatttattgtaaaatcCACCtgatattgtgatgtaattccagtaaaatacaagtttagcaggctaagattgccacaaggcatatgtatgtatatgtgtttgtaagtaTCAGTtacttaattacacgtagctaagatactgtcgtcactgtactgaccaggtgcaggaatgtaggaACTGGagttacgcgtccctctcctttgtatcagatgagccacgtggttagaccggatggatgagtttagactctattcattaaataggttaagggtatgtgtgggtgtagttaattgtgggaggagctacagtgctatataaggaatgtactctatgtattcagtactcagactttgctgtattttggtgacgctagtccctctgagtcccgatcggtgatccaataaagaatctcttccttcctgaagaaacctgtgtccatctctctgtgcttggcttccgtcagtttctccggtatcatttggtgcattggccgggaagctcatcgttcaacggtagctgagaggcagaggcgtgagacggtctatctttgcccacgttctctacggctgcacccctgaacttctgcgtggacctcccttcgtctcggcgccactggtctgttgtccaggagatcatcggcctctacgtgagaagtgctggggtgtccccgtcgatgagtgtgaactcaggttcaggaacgaggaggtaagataactgctgttttagacggcaggacccgctaggggtataccgattgtgcggtaggcccaaaggggtttttgaatctgtatctgccccctctgtcggagggaaggagcgaaggcgcaccgctcgatcgaacgctctttagtcagaccgtttgatttggttagtcaggcggggtcctggtgtaaatagccctagccggacaccggtgtcttgtctagactagcgttctagggtgtatattacgttcgctaggtcggagggaccgggagactaagcggcgcctgtgtaaattcggttcgctagttctcatcctatctgggctaagtgggaaggcgtgtaaatttggaacccactagacttttgatagtacgactaagaggcgcctgtgtaaattcggttctctagctcgttgtatagtgcgactaagaggcgtctgtgtaaattcggttctctagctcgctatgtatatgtggtgattgggcagtgtggctaaccaaaacgggtgtatatagttttaggtagtccattcaaggtactggccaatagtttagttgggaattgtaaatgtgttaacgattgttttagtaaagtgtatatcttgttagatagcgcgagctcagccgtctagcgagagtgttaatagtgtgttgctgtattatagtgcacggtaccataaccctgtatatttactgacattatataataagtactaatcattgtcgtccattgcatgtttaacaccataaccactaataattgtattgtgaccttaacttgtgctttgacctatgctaaccgtactgtaaccgctatttgtaaaagacgatgttactggggtgtgttatagacgggtaattcgtatatagagaattatagcgtgggtgactgtgtagttacgccaaagggcataatattgattatatagtgactggtgtagcagctgtgtgtgtacgggaattccctgagtgtttattgttatggtgtacgtttcacttggtaaccataccacgtggtgctgttgccagaggaaacgggtgtgactgttgaatagtacgcgtgtatagtaatcgttgtcgacgacgttccactgttaaatatgggcgcgtcgcagtcaacgattccggatcccttaggatgtatggttaagaattttaaaaagggattcaaagtttgtgattttggggttaagatgtcccctgtacgtttggtcactttgtgcactagggagtggcctactttggttgcggcatggccgccacgtggcagtttggatccaactctggtacagcgcttacacgtggctgtatcaggtaggcctgaactttacggccagtttccttatattgattgttggagacaggccgtaaatgactcgccaaaatggctccggacatgccacgaggaacagtgtcgcctcatggtagctaggacttgttcgtccactagggctggtgttaggcccattttggacacgccccctgagtccgagatccctttgccgcccccttactttccggtaagaggaagtgacgcaaatacaggaagtcctgtaacccttccctcattaccctcatccacttccgcttcctcctccagtacaggatccaccccccctcgtactaaatctccccttccggaaccagaacccacccccattagaaacgaatatcctgatttggcgccacttcaggcttccggtcaagcttcatctagctcggcccgaagtgttctatttaccaccttttcccaaaaccaacctcccacatccccataccctatctctccccgaccggaacccatgactgacgcctctctacgtagccccatccaaacccgacagttgactggtgcccaacaattaaagcactatcagatgcctcttcgcttaaatcccgggtcagcttatatcgatgccgcaggtcaaatggcacacgctgacccagtcttcgtatatgtcccatttaccacaaccgaccttttaaactggaagacccataattcctcgtatactgagaaaccacaagccatgactgatctgttcacctcaatagtacagacacataatccgacatgggctgattgccagcagttattaatgactttatttaacaatgaggaaaggacaagaataaatcaagcagccattaaagcattagaggatagagcccgtgctttgaaccaagccaatccagcagcatgggccgcgacacactatcccaacaccgatcccgattggaacgtaaatggtgctgatatggttcaactcagagcctatagagacgctataattgctggcatgaaagccggaggaaagaaagccattaacatgtcgaagacagttgaggtgatccagaaaagcgatgaagcgcccagtgtcttttatgaccgattattggaggcgtaccgcttgtacaccccctttaatccggaagacgcagacaattcccgaatggttaactccgcctttgtcagccaagcttacggagatattaagcgcaagctacaaaagttagaagggtttgcaggtatgtcaatctcccaactaatggaggtagctaataaggtctatatgaatagggaaacagaaagcaagaaagaggaggagcgcaagatgcgtaaaaaggctgatatgctagcggtagcgatcgcaggcgtagataaacggggcccagatagaggcaataatagatggagtagggagcctttgagtagggatcagtgtgcgtattgcaaggaagaagggcattggaggaacgaatgtccgcaaagagagcagtacgagagggtcctacccagggcaggctacggaaactttagaggcagagcgagaggtagaggaggtcccggagggagtaatggttatagagggagtaatgggaacagaggaagtgttagggaagacaggtatattccagcagcgcaaaggtctcgcgatagagaaggtagggactttgtaggattggctgacacggtcatggaggactattgataccgaccgggctccatcccccttggtcgagcggagcctatggtcgatgtatcaatagggggaaagaggagtgcgttcatgatcgacactggtgctgaacattcagtggtgactaatctagttgctcctccatctggaaggactattactgtgataggagcaactggaagaagtgctgaaagaccggttcttaaaagtcgactctgtacattgggaggccacgtagtaaaacaccaattcctttatatgcctgaatgtccagtccaattgctgggacgtgatatgctatccaaattacaagcgcagattacgttcctaccagatggaacaacatctttaaagtttaatggaccttcaggtattatgactttatccgtaccaaaggaagaagagtggcgactttatacagtgttgactagccaaaaccctaggagtgatgagacattgtttaacataccaggagtttgggcagagaacaacccaccaggactggcccgcaatattccaccaataaaaattgaactgaaacatggggtttatccagtgagcctaagacaatatcacattccgcagaaggctaagaagaacatccaatcctatctggataagttcatacggtatggtatcctaaaattctgtacttccccctggaacaccccattgctgcctgttcaaaagcccggcacagatgagtatcgacctgtgcaggacttaagagcagtcaatgatgcggttgttagtatacatccagttgtacccaatccatataacctgcttgctttaattccgggcggggctacttacttcacagtcttagatctcaaagatgccttcttttgcctccgaattgccgcagaaagtcaatgtattttcgctttccaatgggagaacgctgtaacgggctcaaaacgccaaatgacttggacaagactgccccaagggtttaaaaattcacctaccctatttggttcagccctaagtcaagatctattggatttcgagtccatcccaggagagtgtgtattgttacaatatgtagatgacttgttgatagcagcagttacaaaagaaatctgtcagcaagcaacgcacgatctactacacattctctggaaggcaggatacaaggtgtctagaaagaaggctcagttgtgtttgccaactgtcaagtatctaggattccatatctctgaaggtcaaagaattatggggccagagagaaaagaagctgtctgccaaataccaatacccaagaatagaagacaagtgcgagaattcttgggggcagcaggcttctgtaggatatggattcccagctatgcgatactagcaaaacctctgtacgcagctatcaaaggtacagagcacgaccccttcttatggacccaagaacagcaaacggcatttgaagatgtgaagaaggctttgatgagtgccccagcattaggtctacctgatcacacacgaccattctacttatatgtacacgagcaaagaagaatggctgtgggagtattgacacagtacttgggatcatggcaaagacctgttgcctacatgtctaaacaattggatgcagtggccagcggacttccaccttgtctaagagccgtagctgcagccgccctgctagtagctgaagccgataaactcactctgggtcaagaactttatgtacgagtcccacatgcagtacagacgttgttggattacaaaggaaatcattggtttagtaatagccgtatgaccaagtatcaagcaatgttgtgtgaaaacccaagagtgcatttagagactgtaaacaccttaaatccagctacccttttgccacaacctactgaaagtcaacatgattgtttggaagtaatggatgaagtattctcaagtagaccagatcttcgtgattttcccatccagaaccccgatgttcaatattacaccgacggcagtagttatgtgaaagaagggatccgctatgcaggatatgcagtgacaacaatagacaaggtgatagaagctcggccactggcgaaaggaacatcagcacaaaaggcagaattaatagcactaacacgagcgttacaattggctgaaggtttaagagtaaatatctatacggactctaagtatgcgtttttaaccactcatgcccacggagctttgtataaagaaagaggactactgaattcagaaggcaaagaaatcaagtacgcagctgaaatcctacaactattggaagcagtgtgggagccgaaagaagtcggtatcatacattgtcgagcgcatctgagaggagatggtgatgtaaccaagggaaatcggatggcagatagtgcagctaagcgtgctgctgaatcaggaagacaggagtatgtagggcatatagctgctctaataccaactccactgtcccaatggactccagtttatacagctcaagaagaggagtggttaaagactgaaccgggaaagtatctggagaacaagtggtatcagctagaagatggaagaatagttataccagcatcgctagcggtagaaattgtccaaaattatcacaacgggacacattctgggagagacagtactgaagaatctcttagaaaacatttctacataccaagattgtccaacttgactcaggccattgtacgcagatgtgtaacgtgtgctaagaataatgcaagacaaggaccagtaaagccaccaggagttcagtttatggggggactccccatgtccgatctacaaatagactttacagtgatgcctaaatcgggtggacatcgttacctgctggtaattgtgtgcacctattcaggctgggtagaagcatgtcctactcgtacagagaaagcaggagaagttgtgagattcctgctacgagaaataataccccgatatggactaccctgttctataggatcggacaatggtccagcttttgttcaccagtgcctacaacaactgactcatatgcttggtataaagtggaggcttcatactgcatatagaccccagagttctggtaaggtagagagaatgaatagaactataaagaaccagttggctaaaatgtgtcaggaaacccaacttaagtggaacgttctcttacccatagctttattgcgaatccgcagtacccctaccagaaggatgggcctctctccttttgaaatcatgtatgggcgaccacctcccgtacttggtaacttaaggggggatttgagtcagttgggagaaggaattacccggcagcaggttgtagagttgggtaagactatggaggaggtacagaaatgggtacaagatagattacctgtgaatatttatccccctgttcatagttatcatccaggagatcaagtgtggattaaagagtggaatactgtaccgttagggcccaagtggagaggtccttatgttgttcttttgtctacccctacagcaataaaagtagcagaagtgactccgtggatacatcactccagggttaagccagcagcagttgattcttggcaagttacagcagatccagagaatccctgcaagatccggttgaaacgcactactcagtcggagtaacgaggaattattgtggattacaaattttattgttacaggtgtgagtgagaaggccataataaagcctgtccgcttaccatcacatagtgtataagccaggaaagtctcgaagggacacctgtgaagatgagcagaactccattccctgcagcccctcacatcctggaagctgaggttccatcgcacggacgaagactgaggatgacggcgaaagatgtgcttttgattgtgtttatttatatgtgtttttatattcaggaaggtagaggtaccgacattcctagctgtgaggtatgcattaagactacgagaacaggtaacctgaggtatatgcaaaccaaggttaagtgatgcctcaagtaattgtgaaatatcagaggcatcaaaggggggaatgtgatgtaattccagtaaaatacaagtttagcaggctaagattgccacaaggcatatgtatgtatatgtgtttgtaagtaTCAGTtacttaattacacgtagctaagatactgtcgtcactgtactgaccaggtgcaggaatgtaggaACTGGagttacgcgtccctctcctttgtatcagatgagccacgtggttagaccggatggatgagtttagactctattcattaaataggttaagggtatgtgtgggtgtagttaattgtgggaggagctacagtgctatataaggaatgtactctatgtattcagtactcagactttgctgtattttggtgacgctagtccctctgagtcccgatcggtgatccaataaagaatctcttccttcctgaagaaacctgtgtccatctctctgtgcttggcttccgtcagtttctccggtatcaatataggTGTGCTCTCACCGAGCGTGGGCACGTCAGTCCATCTGTCAGTGCGTTTTTATATTGTAACTATTTCTCCATTTCACTTTTAACATTtgaatatatttgttatataatagtaataaacataataataataataatgacaagcAGACACACGCTCTTTCCAACACTCGGACACTTTACAAACAAATAATTGAAGcagtttatcatatattttttttctcctgagTTTTAATCCAAAAACACAGTTGAGGACccatcgatattggggtactCGGTAAAACGTGGGGGTTTAACCCTAGTATCAGTGCTTATAGTCCTATTGCTGTATGATGTATAAACTCTTCCAAACACCCACTCCAGCTCACACTGACTGAGCCCTCGTAccacctctgacaatcctacaaaTCTTTCTGCCAAACACACAGCTGGGCTATTGTAGGCTCAGTTTTGAAATGTTTCTACAGTTTTAGTAATAAAGTGTCTTCGCTCCCTTTCACTGTACAGAGACCCCAGGCAGCTCTCCCTGATCTTCCAGATACCAGCGCAATGTATAGACTACCTGGAGCTGGCTgggcggactgtgtgtgtgcagCCAAGTTCCACCCACACTCCATGGAATGTGCAGGTTTCCCGTCTCCTCCCTGCCTTCTATTACCAGACTTTGAGCTTTATGTGTATCTAGATATCAATCTATGCTATATATTGTAATGATCATGATGATTTTAAATGGGACTAGTTTGTTCTATGAATGATGGGAAGCGGATGGGATACATCTAAATGAATTCTTTGTCTTTAGTGATTTAATAAATGCTTTATACACATTCTCATTGTGTCTTTATCTTTACTCTTCCTGTTACCGCTGTGAGGGGTCCTAGTATACAATAAAACCATTCTCTGATTGCGGATTTGGGAATCAAACAAGGTCCGTCTCCCAGATTTCCCCCGTTGATCACGGTTAGAGGCCCTGGGCGGCATATTTAGATATTTCAGTCCCTTTTATTCCTTTTCCCAATTTCCTGATCTGCCAAAAAATGTAGAAGTGAAAAGTAATGTTTTGTGATTTGTTAATAAATGGATTCTCAGATTTGTGCTCAGTGAAATGTTTGTTTGAGGCCTTGCCTTCTCTATCGGAGAAACAGAAACAGTATTTAGGAGAAGGGAGCTCTGGGTTGGGGTGATCGTAGCACCGTAATACCCGGCCCGGGGCTTTTGGCCAAGCAGCTCCCATGTCTCTCTGAATCATGCTGTGATTCTTTTTTACAATCGTAACCCTTTGATTTTTCAAAGcaaataaattcaaaataaaaccaaaataaataggATACATTTAAATCCAGTCCGTACAGGGTTTGCAGTGAGATattaccaaaccaggaagtgagtGGTGTCTGATTTGCTTTCTATAACGCGGCTGAGATCTCCCCATGATGTGTGGATTATGGACAATGCAAGGGtttttgggagttgtagttttattgTCAGCTTTATGGTATATAAAGATAACATCATGTATAGCAGGACTTGTGGATCAAAAAGGAAACCCTGCCCGCTGGACGTGGGATTGCAATAAAGGCATCAAGTTAcggacttatctactaaacaaccagAAAAATAGAACTAATTCCATCATGGTAACAGTGCTCCTTTATATAAAGGCTCATGTTGTACAAAGCAACATTTTAACTGCTTGCAAGGTCTTTGTCAAACTACTAACACTCAGTGATCACAATAAATACCCAACCACAGGAAATAGGAGGGGGCTAACCTAATTAACTCAGTCACATGATTAGCTCGGAATCACATGACTGATCACGTGATTGCTTTCAATAGCACGTGCCCCGGTTATTTTGATTTTCCTGGATTCTTACTGGCTGGGGCGGAACCCGGTTCCTTGCTCCCCCCTAGGATAGGTGTTCTCTAATTATTCTTTGTGTTAAGTTATATACTAAACAACTCAAACAGCAAAGTTTTACCCTAATTTGGTTCCGTTACATGAGTTTGACGTTAAATGGATACCAAATTGtggacttatctactaaacaactgaaaagttAAGAAAAGTGTTTTTCCTCTGCCCTTTCAGCATCCTAGCAGATTACTGCCTAAATTAGTGCCCTTACGTGGGATTGTCATATATAGGAGATACAAAATTATAGCAGATTGCATCCATAATTCTTAGCCTTAAATATGACAATCCCAAGAAAGGACAGGATACCGAATTAAGGACTTATCCACTTAAAAGCTGAAAGAGCAGAAATGAGAAAAGCATTCCTTCTAAAATGTGCTCTTTCAATTGCTTAGTAGATAtgtccctaatttggtgtccgtAAATGAGAATCCCATGTTCCCAGATtaggttatctactaaacagaggaAAGATCAGAATTAAGATAAAGCCCTTTCATATCACTCTTTAAACTGTTTA
The DNA window shown above is from Pelobates fuscus isolate aPelFus1 chromosome 10, aPelFus1.pri, whole genome shotgun sequence and carries:
- the LOC134574872 gene encoding E3 ubiquitin-protein ligase TRIM39-like is translated as MASAALNAELTCSICLNIYTNPVTLPCGHNFCSSCLTRFWEDDDRECFCPECRHKFWTLPELKKNLRLRNIAENFLSSHQNGEDVGIPCTYCIDSPVPAAKTCLCCEASLCENHLKVHIKSAEHVLVEPNIDYGQNKCSIHHKPLEYYCSDDATLICVYCVAADHRSHLVKLRDEASEKEQLRYFLKKLTSKKEETEIKIRSLHEYRRGIHEKTRGVAKEVTAMIMDIREQLEALEKRVHTEISRQEEQVSLRVSDLIRQLEIKKEDLSREMGHIEELCNMMDPVINRAGFFDTEKHSEEDISIDNIARVAGDLDLRLISVTLNERFSHIVTDLKRRSTLLEATELFLDEETVSVDVELSADKKTATWLEKSRKRPSHPRRFVDYPQVLSTMSFSSGRYYWRVDATRVGNFIIGVSYENIDREGSTSYLGHSRKCWGLSRWENQYSVRHDAKGVQLPYVPSNAGIEMFLDYDAGRISFYELCTPIRHLYTYVTSFTEPLYVIFNLGRESCLRIKS